From the Campylobacter sp. CNRCH_2014_0184h genome, one window contains:
- a CDS encoding YkgJ family cysteine cluster protein, whose protein sequence is MMCEKGFDYSFDESACEKCGGKCCTGESGYIYASKEELEAIASFLNLNFEAFKEQYLIKVGFKYSFKEAKYENGYRCIFFDTMYKKCLIYKHRPKQCRTFPFWEYFKTHKEELKKECIGVCFH, encoded by the coding sequence ATGATGTGTGAAAAAGGTTTTGATTATTCTTTTGATGAAAGTGCTTGTGAAAAATGTGGTGGGAAGTGTTGCACTGGAGAAAGTGGGTATATCTATGCTAGCAAAGAAGAACTAGAAGCTATTGCTAGTTTTTTAAATTTAAACTTTGAAGCCTTTAAAGAACAATACCTCATCAAAGTTGGATTTAAATATAGCTTTAAAGAAGCAAAGTATGAAAATGGCTATCGTTGTATTTTTTTTGATACAATGTATAAAAAATGTTTAATTTACAAGCATAGACCAAAACAATGCAGAACTTTTCCATTTTGGGAGTATTTTAAAACACACAAAGAGGAGTTAAAAAAAGAATGTATAGGGGTTTGCTTTCACTAA
- a CDS encoding tRNA1(Val) (adenine(37)-N6)-methyltransferase has protein sequence MLKLFQYSKGYRYNNDSLLLFDFLSKNNLKGNILDIGCGCGILGLLIKQRFPNSNVYLLDIQEQNIKLSYKNAKENKLEIQGICEDFLNYKSDIKFDFLISNPPFYKKNTQKSQDLHLCISRYQEFMPLEKMFAKINTLIKPNGSFFMCYEASFLDEICAYLKHFKLKLVSLQCVHTNAQTNAKLVLMHIKKNSKSPCAIMPTLFMYENDVLNPKISEIYKNTGTISYDV, from the coding sequence ATGCTAAAACTCTTTCAATACTCAAAAGGCTATCGTTATAATAATGATAGCCTTTTGCTTTTTGACTTTTTATCTAAAAATAATTTAAAAGGAAATATCCTTGATATAGGATGTGGTTGTGGAATTTTAGGACTTTTAATAAAGCAAAGATTTCCAAATTCAAATGTTTATCTACTAGATATCCAAGAGCAAAATATCAAACTAAGTTATAAAAATGCCAAAGAAAATAAACTTGAAATTCAAGGCATTTGTGAAGATTTTTTAAACTATAAAAGTGATATAAAATTTGATTTTTTAATCTCTAATCCTCCATTTTATAAAAAAAATACACAAAAAAGCCAAGATTTGCATTTATGTATATCAAGATATCAAGAATTTATGCCACTTGAGAAAATGTTTGCTAAAATAAATACTTTAATCAAACCAAATGGTAGTTTTTTTATGTGTTATGAGGCAAGTTTTTTAGATGAAATTTGTGCTTATTTAAAACATTTTAAATTAAAACTAGTTTCACTTCAATGTGTTCATACTAATGCACAAACTAACGCAAAACTTGTTTTAATGCATATTAAAAAAAATAGCAAAAGTCCATGCGCTATAATGCCTACACTTTTTATGTATGAAAATGATGTTTTAAATCCAAAAATTAGTGAAATTTATAAAAATACAGGAACTATAAGCTATGATGTGTGA
- a CDS encoding NAD(P)-binding domain-containing protein — protein MKIFDMVVIGAGPAGIAAGVEAKIKNKEVIVLEKADAICQTLVKFYKEGKRVDKAYKGCDSTNHGHINFEDGTRESTIETFQNTIKEYNLEVKLSSEVESVKKDGENFIVSTANENYICKNAVIAIGRMGKPNKPSYTLPITLTKIINFNANSASQGEKILVVGGGNSAAEYAIDLAKNNDVTLCYRRETFSRLNDINLEDIQKAFEQGSVKAKLGIDITGIKDENGKAKVNFTNDTNEIYDRIIYAIGGSTPLDFLQKCSIEVDEKGVPSFDENKESNIKGLFVAGDIASKNGASIVVGLNDSFKICNHLYKC, from the coding sequence ATGAAAATTTTTGATATGGTAGTTATTGGTGCTGGCCCTGCAGGTATTGCAGCGGGAGTAGAAGCTAAAATAAAAAATAAAGAAGTTATTGTTTTAGAAAAAGCTGATGCGATTTGTCAAACCTTAGTAAAATTTTACAAAGAAGGCAAAAGAGTAGATAAAGCTTATAAAGGTTGTGATAGCACAAATCACGGGCATATAAATTTTGAAGATGGAACTAGAGAAAGTACGATAGAAACTTTCCAAAATACTATCAAAGAGTACAATCTTGAAGTAAAGCTTTCTAGTGAAGTTGAAAGTGTTAAAAAAGATGGAGAAAATTTCATCGTTAGCACCGCAAATGAAAATTATATTTGCAAAAATGCAGTTATTGCCATAGGTAGAATGGGTAAACCAAATAAACCAAGCTATACTTTACCTATAACTTTAACAAAAATCATTAATTTTAATGCAAATTCAGCAAGCCAAGGTGAAAAAATCTTAGTTGTAGGTGGTGGAAATTCAGCAGCAGAATACGCTATAGATTTAGCTAAAAATAACGATGTAACGCTTTGCTATAGAAGAGAAACTTTCTCAAGATTAAACGATATTAATCTAGAAGATATTCAAAAAGCTTTTGAACAAGGTAGTGTAAAAGCAAAACTTGGCATAGATATAACTGGCATTAAAGATGAAAATGGCAAAGCTAAAGTAAATTTTACTAATGACACAAATGAAATTTATGATCGTATTATTTATGCTATTGGGGGTTCAACTCCACTTGATTTCTTACAAAAATGCTCTATAGAAGTTGATGAAAAAGGTGTGCCAAGCTTTGATGAAAACAAAGAAAGCAATATAAAAGGATTATTTGTAGCAGGTGATATAGCGAGTAAAAACGGAGCTTCTATTGTAGTGGGTTTAAATGATTCATTTAAAATCTGCAATCATCTTTATAAATGCTAA
- a CDS encoding DUF4268 domain-containing protein, translating into MYKINKLENSITKLPEKSFKDLKFTERNNLQEWIAKNPSCFGEDLLIIQKEFQDFDGTNERLDLLALDKEGNLVIIENKRDDSGKDVTWQALKYASYCSTFSKSDIEKIYQRYLINENYKKKLCEFFGVDEENYDDIRIENQHQRIVLVAANFRKEVTSAVLWLINQGLSIQCFKVTPYEFSQEYFLNVEQIIPIKETQEYIIKLAKKEQEQNLINSSQKQRHNIRFKFWSKLLNKIKEEKFELFSNTKPSKDNWINTGSGAGFCHYAFVFNKDCARVELYIDSKDKEKNECIFDGFLEYKEKIENQFGKTLIWERLEEKRACRIKYEKEFDSYDEENWDKIIEFMIQNMQKLEKSMKEIIRKINLELK; encoded by the coding sequence ATGTATAAGATAAATAAATTAGAAAATTCTATTACAAAATTACCAGAAAAAAGTTTTAAAGATTTAAAATTTACAGAAAGAAACAATTTGCAAGAATGGATAGCAAAAAATCCTAGTTGTTTTGGTGAGGATTTGCTTATTATACAGAAAGAATTTCAAGACTTTGATGGCACCAATGAAAGATTAGATTTATTAGCTTTGGATAAAGAAGGCAATTTGGTAATTATAGAAAACAAACGAGATGATAGTGGGAAAGATGTAACTTGGCAAGCACTTAAATATGCTTCTTATTGTTCTACTTTTAGCAAGAGTGATATTGAAAAAATCTATCAACGGTATTTAATAAATGAAAATTACAAGAAAAAATTATGCGAATTTTTTGGTGTTGATGAGGAAAATTATGATGATATAAGAATAGAAAATCAACATCAGCGCATTGTTTTAGTGGCAGCAAATTTTAGAAAAGAAGTAACTTCAGCGGTTTTGTGGCTTATTAATCAAGGCTTGTCTATACAATGTTTTAAAGTTACACCTTATGAATTTAGCCAAGAGTATTTTTTAAATGTAGAACAAATAATACCTATAAAAGAAACACAAGAATACATCATAAAACTAGCAAAAAAAGAACAAGAGCAAAACTTAATCAATAGTTCTCAAAAACAAAGACACAATATAAGATTTAAATTTTGGAGTAAATTGTTAAATAAAATTAAAGAAGAAAAATTTGAACTATTTTCTAATACTAAACCATCAAAAGACAATTGGATTAATACAGGAAGTGGAGCAGGATTTTGCCATTATGCTTTTGTTTTTAATAAAGATTGTGCTAGAGTTGAGCTTTATATAGATAGTAAAGATAAAGAAAAAAACGAATGTATTTTTGATGGTTTTTTAGAATATAAAGAAAAAATAGAAAATCAATTTGGAAAAACATTGATTTGGGAAAGATTGGAAGAAAAAAGAGCTTGTAGAATAAAATATGAAAAAGAATTTGACTCTTATGATGAAGAAAATTGGGATAAGATTATAGAATTTATGATACAAAATATGCAAAAATTAGAAAAAAGCATGAAAGAAATCATTCGTAAGATTAATTTAGAATTAAAATAA
- a CDS encoding acyl-[ACP]--phospholipid O-acyltransferase, with protein MQGNFLKIFGVLPFLAVAFINAFVDLGHKIIIQNTIYKFYEDSTQLFLTAIVNALMLLPFILMLSPSGFLADKFPKNKIMKISALFSVILTCIICLCYYIGAFWLAFVMTFIMGVQSALYSPAKYGFIKELVGKELLAMGNGAVNAVSIVAILAGMAVFSLSFEMLFDPNFNTPSDILIQIAPLGFVLIAFALLELFLAYKLPCLKEEDKSLSFDKKQYFQGKLLASNLKTIFSHKIIWLCIVGISLFWAISQLYLVSFPVYAKNDLFIENTFYVQCSLAFSGIGVIIGSLISGKFSKNYIELGLIPLGALGIFLMSILMSFLENLLSYSVVFFIFGLSGAFFIIPLNSLIQFHAKENELGKVLAGNNFIQNIFMLGFLALATFAAYAEFEVINLFYFIIAVAFFGSIYVLSKLPFSLVRLLISIAFFQRYRLLVEGFENIPEKGGALLLGNHISFIDWAIVQMAIPRKIYFVMEKSIYSKWYIRIFLDKFGVIPVSSASSKSSLELIAMHIKNGNLVCLFPEGVLSRHGQLNEFKGGFELVCSKLEEQDGVILPFYIRGLWGSAFSRSDEEFSARNRKISKRKIAIAFGKSLPIHTKKEVVKAKVFELSFIAWKSQCESMHTIARAWIDSAKRNLSQIAIVDPLIGGITYRKMLALSLVFSSFIKNRSHELNIQPTQGSYAPKEECIGILLPASMASSLCNLAVLLANKIVVNLNFTAGVKAINQAIQSSQIQQIYTSRKFMEKLENKGIKLEFEEHVRIIFMEDIIANFKRQKLKIFSMLALVSILPTCLIKALFAPNKQNLAIAAILFSSGSEGTPKGVMLNNRNILSNIAQISDVLCAKNEDVVLSSLPPFHAFGLTVTTFMPLLEGIKSITHADPTDALGVAKAIVKNNVSIMCATSTFLGIYARNKKLDAIMFESLRIIVSGAEKLKSEVRSAFEMKFKKPIFEGYGATETTPVASVNLPNKFDPDYWILHRANKEGSVGMPLPGSAIRIVDPSTYESLNHGEDGLILIGGHQVMVGYLNNKEKTDEVIKEIDGIRWYNTGDKGHVDEDGFLYIVDRYSRFAKIGGEMISLGALEEEIAKFINTDIVKFCAVALDDDKKGEMVCLLVECQEQDFEGICEAIKNSTMPAIFKPSRYFKVEQIPLLGSGKVDLKGAKDLAKILQTH; from the coding sequence ATGCAAGGAAATTTCTTAAAGATTTTTGGCGTATTGCCATTTTTAGCAGTAGCTTTTATTAATGCTTTTGTAGATTTAGGACACAAAATCATTATACAAAACACTATCTATAAATTTTATGAAGATAGCACCCAACTTTTTTTAACCGCTATTGTCAATGCTTTGATGCTTTTACCTTTCATCCTTATGCTTTCGCCTTCTGGATTCTTAGCAGATAAATTTCCTAAAAATAAAATTATGAAAATATCTGCATTATTTTCAGTAATATTAACTTGTATTATTTGTTTGTGTTATTATATTGGAGCATTTTGGCTTGCTTTTGTAATGACTTTTATCATGGGAGTACAATCTGCCTTATACTCTCCTGCAAAATATGGTTTTATAAAAGAATTAGTAGGAAAAGAGCTTTTAGCTATGGGAAATGGAGCAGTAAATGCAGTAAGTATTGTGGCTATTTTAGCGGGTATGGCAGTATTTTCTCTAAGCTTTGAAATGCTTTTTGATCCAAATTTTAACACTCCTTCAGATATTTTAATACAAATTGCACCTTTGGGTTTTGTATTAATAGCTTTTGCTTTATTAGAACTTTTTTTAGCTTATAAACTTCCTTGTTTAAAAGAAGAAGATAAAAGTTTAAGTTTTGACAAAAAACAATATTTCCAAGGAAAACTTTTAGCCTCTAATTTAAAAACAATATTTTCTCATAAAATCATTTGGCTTTGCATTGTAGGAATTTCACTTTTTTGGGCCATATCACAACTTTACTTAGTGAGTTTTCCTGTATATGCAAAAAATGATCTTTTCATAGAAAATACCTTTTATGTACAATGCTCTTTAGCTTTTTCTGGCATAGGAGTGATTATAGGATCGCTTATTAGTGGTAAGTTTTCTAAAAATTACATCGAATTAGGTCTTATACCACTAGGTGCCTTAGGAATTTTTCTAATGAGTATTTTAATGTCGTTTTTAGAAAACTTACTAAGTTATAGTGTAGTGTTTTTTATTTTTGGTTTAAGCGGGGCATTTTTTATCATACCTTTAAATTCTCTCATACAATTTCATGCAAAAGAAAATGAACTAGGAAAAGTCTTAGCAGGAAATAATTTCATACAAAATATTTTTATGTTAGGCTTTTTAGCACTAGCTACTTTTGCTGCTTATGCTGAATTTGAAGTGATAAATTTGTTTTATTTTATCATCGCTGTGGCATTTTTTGGAAGCATTTATGTGTTAAGTAAATTGCCTTTTTCTTTAGTGCGTTTATTAATAAGTATAGCGTTTTTTCAACGCTATCGTTTATTAGTAGAAGGTTTTGAAAATATTCCTGAAAAAGGTGGAGCATTATTACTTGGTAATCATATATCTTTTATAGATTGGGCTATTGTGCAAATGGCTATACCAAGAAAAATTTATTTTGTTATGGAAAAAAGCATTTATTCTAAGTGGTATATTAGAATTTTTCTTGATAAATTTGGAGTTATTCCTGTTTCAAGCGCTTCTAGCAAATCAAGCTTAGAGCTTATTGCTATGCATATTAAAAATGGAAATTTAGTTTGCCTTTTCCCAGAAGGAGTGCTTTCACGCCATGGACAGCTTAATGAATTTAAAGGTGGATTTGAGTTAGTTTGCTCAAAATTAGAAGAACAAGATGGAGTGATTTTACCTTTTTATATTAGAGGACTTTGGGGAAGTGCTTTTTCAAGAAGTGATGAAGAATTTTCAGCAAGAAACCGCAAAATAAGCAAAAGAAAAATCGCTATTGCTTTTGGAAAAAGCTTGCCAATACACACTAAAAAAGAAGTGGTTAAAGCAAAGGTTTTTGAACTTTCATTTATTGCTTGGAAATCTCAATGTGAAAGTATGCATACTATAGCTAGAGCTTGGATAGATAGTGCTAAAAGAAATTTAAGTCAAATAGCTATTGTTGATCCTTTAATAGGTGGTATTACTTATAGAAAAATGCTTGCTTTAAGTTTAGTTTTTAGCTCTTTTATAAAAAATAGATCACATGAGTTAAATATACAACCTACCCAAGGAAGCTATGCTCCAAAAGAAGAATGTATAGGAATTTTGCTCCCTGCTTCCATGGCTAGCTCTCTTTGTAATCTAGCCGTATTACTTGCAAATAAAATCGTAGTAAATTTAAACTTCACAGCAGGTGTAAAAGCAATAAATCAAGCCATTCAAAGCTCTCAAATTCAACAAATTTATACTTCTAGAAAATTTATGGAAAAATTAGAAAATAAAGGCATAAAACTAGAATTTGAAGAGCATGTTAGAATTATTTTTATGGAAGATATTATCGCAAACTTTAAAAGACAAAAACTCAAAATCTTTTCTATGCTTGCTTTAGTAAGTATCTTACCTACTTGTTTGATAAAAGCATTATTTGCGCCTAATAAACAAAACCTTGCCATAGCTGCTATATTATTTAGTAGTGGTAGTGAGGGAACACCTAAAGGAGTAATGCTAAATAATCGTAATATTTTAAGCAATATAGCCCAAATTTCAGATGTATTATGTGCAAAAAATGAAGATGTTGTCTTATCTTCTTTGCCACCTTTTCATGCTTTTGGATTAACTGTAACTACTTTTATGCCTTTATTAGAAGGGATTAAAAGCATAACACATGCTGATCCAACAGATGCACTAGGTGTAGCAAAAGCTATAGTAAAAAATAATGTTAGCATTATGTGTGCTACTTCAACTTTTCTAGGTATTTATGCAAGAAATAAAAAACTTGATGCGATTATGTTTGAAAGCTTAAGGATTATCGTTTCAGGTGCTGAAAAACTCAAAAGTGAAGTAAGAAGCGCCTTTGAAATGAAATTTAAAAAACCTATTTTTGAAGGCTATGGAGCCACTGAAACCACTCCAGTTGCAAGTGTAAATTTACCAAATAAATTTGATCCTGACTATTGGATTTTACACCGTGCAAATAAAGAAGGTAGTGTAGGTATGCCTTTACCAGGAAGCGCTATACGCATAGTAGATCCATCTACTTATGAAAGTTTAAATCATGGAGAAGATGGGTTAATACTCATTGGTGGTCATCAGGTTATGGTGGGTTATTTAAACAATAAAGAAAAAACCGATGAAGTTATCAAAGAAATCGATGGCATACGCTGGTATAATACCGGCGATAAAGGTCATGTAGATGAGGATGGCTTTTTATATATAGTAGATCGTTATTCTCGTTTTGCAAAAATTGGTGGAGAAATGATATCTTTAGGAGCTTTAGAAGAAGAAATTGCTAAATTTATCAATACAGATATAGTAAAATTTTGCGCAGTTGCGCTAGATGATGATAAAAAAGGTGAAATGGTATGCTTATTAGTAGAATGCCAAGAGCAAGATTTTGAAGGAATTTGTGAAGCGATTAAAAACTCTACTATGCCTGCTATTTTTAAACCAAGTAGATATTTTAAAGTAGAACAAATTCCACTTTTAGGTTCTGGCAAAGTGGATTTAAAAGGTGCTAAAGATTTAGCTAAAATCTTGCAAACTCATTAA
- a CDS encoding NAD(P)H-dependent oxidoreductase: MQDYLNLMQNRSSIRAYTQEKISKENLEYILECARLSPSSLGLEPWKFLVFQKDEHKKEIAKIASNQSHVANCAAIIVVISRADFKDYFEEKLKKRGLSQEELNKRLQTYKPFLDAMDLEQSFIYAKEQSYLAIANIINAAYSLNLGSCIIGGFDKDKINQYLNLDTAKQRVSMLITLGHTQENISTKKARFAFDEVVEFKD; the protein is encoded by the coding sequence ATGCAAGATTATTTAAATTTAATGCAAAATCGCTCTTCTATTAGAGCTTACACCCAAGAAAAAATTTCTAAAGAGAATTTAGAATATATCTTAGAATGTGCTAGATTATCTCCTAGCTCCTTAGGACTTGAACCTTGGAAATTCTTAGTTTTTCAAAAAGATGAACATAAAAAAGAAATTGCTAAAATAGCTAGCAATCAAAGCCATGTAGCAAATTGCGCTGCTATTATAGTTGTAATTTCAAGGGCTGATTTTAAAGATTATTTTGAAGAAAAACTAAAAAAGAGAGGTTTAAGTCAAGAAGAATTAAACAAACGCTTGCAAACTTATAAGCCATTTTTAGATGCAATGGATTTAGAACAAAGTTTTATTTATGCCAAAGAACAAAGTTATCTTGCTATTGCAAATATTATCAATGCTGCTTATAGTTTAAATTTGGGCTCATGTATTATCGGTGGTTTTGATAAAGATAAAATCAATCAATATTTAAATTTAGACACCGCTAAACAAAGAGTATCTATGCTCATTACTTTAGGACATACCCAAGAAAATATTAGCACAAAAAAAGCTCGTTTTGCATTTGATGAAGTGGTAGAATTTAAAGATTAA
- a CDS encoding efflux RND transporter periplasmic adaptor subunit has product MKKIIYLSIFLILLIIGVYFFFFANKEEYNYLTYEVKKQDITQSIEAIGEVYAKTQVDVGAQVSGQITKLYVKLGDHVNEGDLIAQIDKDKQQNDLDITKAQLESAKANLESKKIALDIATKQYQREQKLYAKKATSLENLENLKNTFYALRANVADLKAQTTQLEISLKNAQKDLAYTTITAPSKGEIINVAVEEGQTVNANQNTPSIVRLADLSEMEIRMQIAEADINKISVGKKVKFSILNEPDKKYEATISSIDPANTTISDATSNTNLNSNSSTSTSAVYYYARVFVKNDNNFLRIGMSTENEIAIKTENNTLVIPTLAIKSDTSGYYVEILKANNISVKTHVKLGIKDSLNTQILDGINEGDLVIIGKNKK; this is encoded by the coding sequence ATGAAAAAAATAATTTATTTAAGCATATTTTTGATTTTACTCATTATAGGGGTGTATTTTTTCTTTTTTGCAAATAAGGAAGAATATAATTATCTAACTTATGAGGTTAAAAAACAAGACATCACTCAAAGTATAGAAGCAATAGGCGAAGTTTATGCAAAAACACAAGTTGATGTTGGTGCTCAAGTTAGTGGGCAAATTACTAAACTTTATGTAAAATTAGGTGATCATGTTAATGAGGGTGATTTAATCGCACAAATTGATAAAGATAAGCAACAAAATGATTTAGATATTACCAAAGCTCAGCTTGAAAGTGCAAAGGCAAATTTAGAAAGTAAAAAAATCGCTCTTGATATAGCTACTAAACAATACCAAAGAGAGCAAAAGCTTTATGCTAAAAAGGCTACCTCTTTAGAAAATCTTGAAAATCTTAAAAATACTTTTTATGCCTTAAGAGCAAATGTAGCTGATTTAAAAGCTCAAACTACTCAACTTGAAATTTCTTTAAAAAATGCTCAAAAAGATTTAGCTTATACTACTATAACCGCACCTAGTAAGGGTGAGATTATTAATGTAGCGGTTGAAGAAGGTCAAACTGTAAATGCAAACCAAAATACACCAAGTATAGTGCGCTTGGCTGATTTAAGTGAAATGGAAATTCGTATGCAAATAGCTGAAGCTGATATTAATAAAATCAGTGTTGGAAAAAAGGTAAAATTTAGCATTTTAAATGAGCCTGATAAAAAATATGAAGCAACTATTTCAAGTATAGATCCAGCAAATACTACCATAAGTGATGCAACAAGCAATACAAATTTAAACTCAAACTCAAGTACTAGCACTAGCGCTGTATATTATTATGCAAGGGTTTTTGTAAAAAATGATAATAATTTTTTACGCATAGGTATGAGTACAGAAAATGAAATTGCTATTAAAACAGAAAATAATACTTTAGTTATACCAACTTTGGCTATAAAAAGTGATACAAGTGGTTATTATGTAGAAATTTTAAAAGCCAATAATATAAGTGTAAAAACACATGTTAAATTAGGTATCAAAGATAGTTTAAATACTCAAATTTTAGATGGTATTAATGAGGGTGATTTAGTTATCATAGGTAAAAATAAAAAATGA
- a CDS encoding ABC transporter permease — MIRLENIQKKINNTTILENINLYIQKGEFVAIIGQSGSGKTSLLNIIGTLDEPSSGKYFLDAYEVTNLSKDEKARIRREKIGFIFQRYNLLSLLNAKDNVALPAVYAGKNKQERSQKAKELLSFLELDHKELSKPNELSGGQQQRVSIARALMNGGELILADEPTGALDSKSGKIVLEILNKLNEQGHTVVLVTHDREIAARAKRVIEIKDGKIISDNGAKKADEIKAKLMPKEKKSFNLLKNQLFESLKMSIASIVAHKLRSLLTMLGIIIGIASVVCVVALGLGAQQNILASISSIGTNTIEVVSGRGLGDIRSGKTRLNLSDLKTLSSLPYLEAVEADVGKIGVVTYKNNSLQARIYGVGPNHLRLRGFVMVDGRFINNEDIKDNTNICIIDENALRILFDNISAKDVLGKSVIFNKQPLTIVGVLKKERDNKGFRADENTIKIYTPYSTLMNKITGDKQIRAIVTKVKDEVNPALAEEAMVKILEIKRGKKDFFTINSDAIKNAIEENTATLTLLISSIAVVSLIVGGIGVMNIMLVSVSERTREIGVRMAIGARKEDILMQFLIEAVLICSLGAIFGVMLSFIIIEVFNSLNFGFTMILSLNSVFLGLLSSVLIGVVFGFFPAKNAANLNPISALSKE; from the coding sequence ATGATACGCTTAGAAAATATACAAAAAAAGATTAATAATACAACTATTTTAGAAAATATTAATCTTTATATTCAAAAGGGAGAATTTGTAGCCATTATAGGACAATCAGGAAGTGGTAAAACCTCTCTTTTAAATATTATAGGCACACTTGATGAGCCAAGTAGTGGAAAATATTTTTTAGATGCATATGAAGTAACTAATTTAAGCAAAGATGAAAAAGCAAGAATTAGACGCGAAAAAATTGGTTTTATTTTCCAAAGATATAATTTGCTTAGTCTTTTAAATGCTAAAGATAATGTAGCCTTACCTGCTGTTTATGCAGGAAAAAACAAACAAGAAAGATCGCAAAAGGCTAAAGAATTACTTTCTTTTTTAGAGCTTGATCATAAAGAATTATCAAAGCCAAATGAACTAAGTGGTGGGCAACAGCAAAGAGTTTCCATAGCAAGAGCTTTGATGAATGGTGGTGAGCTTATTTTAGCAGATGAGCCAACAGGTGCGCTTGATTCTAAAAGCGGTAAGATAGTTTTAGAAATTTTAAATAAACTAAATGAGCAAGGACACACTGTAGTTTTAGTCACTCATGATAGAGAAATAGCTGCTAGAGCAAAAAGAGTTATAGAAATTAAAGATGGTAAGATTATAAGTGATAATGGTGCAAAAAAAGCAGACGAAATAAAAGCTAAGTTAATGCCAAAAGAGAAAAAAAGCTTTAATTTGCTTAAAAATCAGCTTTTTGAAAGTTTAAAAATGTCCATAGCTTCCATTGTAGCACACAAGCTACGCTCTTTGCTTACTATGCTTGGTATTATCATAGGCATAGCTTCAGTAGTTTGCGTGGTTGCTTTAGGACTTGGAGCCCAACAAAACATACTTGCTTCTATTAGTTCTATTGGGACTAATACCATAGAAGTTGTTTCAGGGCGTGGTTTGGGAGATATTCGATCAGGTAAAACAAGGCTAAATTTAAGTGATTTAAAAACCTTAAGTTCTTTGCCTTATTTAGAAGCGGTAGAAGCAGATGTGGGCAAAATAGGGGTAGTAACTTATAAGAATAATTCTTTGCAAGCTAGAATTTATGGAGTAGGGCCAAATCATCTAAGGCTTAGAGGTTTTGTGATGGTAGATGGTAGGTTTATTAATAATGAAGATATAAAAGATAATACTAATATTTGTATTATAGATGAAAATGCTTTGAGAATTTTATTTGATAATATCAGCGCTAAAGATGTTTTAGGTAAAAGTGTGATTTTTAACAAACAGCCTTTAACTATAGTTGGTGTTTTAAAAAAAGAAAGAGATAATAAAGGCTTTAGAGCTGATGAAAATACCATTAAAATTTACACTCCTTATTCTACTTTGATGAATAAAATCACAGGGGATAAACAAATAAGAGCTATAGTAACTAAGGTAAAAGATGAGGTAAATCCTGCTTTAGCTGAAGAGGCTATGGTAAAAATTTTAGAGATTAAACGCGGAAAAAAAGATTTTTTCACTATAAATTCTGACGCGATTAAAAATGCTATTGAGGAAAATACTGCTACTTTGACTTTACTTATTTCTTCTATTGCGGTGGTATCTTTGATAGTAGGTGGTATTGGTGTGATGAATATCATGCTTGTTTCAGTAAGTGAGCGTACAAGGGAAATTGGAGTTAGAATGGCTATTGGAGCTAGAAAAGAAGATATTTTAATGCAGTTTTTAATCGAGGCTGTGTTGATTTGTTCTTTAGGGGCCATTTTTGGAGTAATGCTTTCTTTTATTATCATTGAAGTATTTAATTCTTTAAATTTTGGTTTTACAATGATACTTTCGTTAAATTCAGTATTTTTAGGGCTTTTAAGTTCGGTTTTAATCGGAGTGGTTTTTGGATTTTTTCCAGCAAAAAATGCAGCAAATTTAAATCCTATTAGTGCTTTATCAAAGGAATGA